One window of the Mixophyes fleayi isolate aMixFle1 chromosome 6, aMixFle1.hap1, whole genome shotgun sequence genome contains the following:
- the LBX1 gene encoding transcription factor LBX1 gives MTSKEEAKSSSAEERRRNALDHLPPPANSNKPLTPFSIEDILNKPSVRRSYTICGTAHLLSTSEKPPPAGLPLSSRALLSQTSPLCALEELASKTFKGLEVSVLQAAEGRDGMTIFGQRQTPKKRRKSRTAFTNHQIYELEKRFLYQKYLSPADRDQIAQQLGLTNAQVITWFQNRRAKLKRDLEEMKQDVESTKKLSPSSVEAVLTISELEDSESIGSVKSRSRSPHRVLDSHLQLSPSSPLTDHTSKECSEDEEDVEIDVDD, from the exons ATGACTtcaaaggaagaagcgaaatcaTCTTCTGcggaagagaggagaagaaacgCTTTGGACCATTTGCCACCTCCCGCAAATTCTAACAAGCCACTGACTCCCTTCAGCATTGAGGACATCCTGAATAAACCCTCAGTCAGGAGAAGTTACACAATTTGTGGAACAGCTCACCTACTGTCCACTTCTGAGAAACCCCCTCCTGCGGGGTTACCTCTGTCCAGCAGAGCTCTTCTCTCCCAAACTTCACCCCTCTGTGCCCTGGAAGAACTGGCCAGCAAAACCTTCAAGGGTCTGGAAGTCAGTGTCCTGCAAGCTGCTGAAG GACGAGATGGGATGACCATTTTTGGCCAGAGACAGACCCCTAAAAAGAGAAGAAAATCAAGAACAGCTTTTACAAACCACCAGATCTATGAGCTCGAAAAACGATTTTTATACCAGAAATATTTGTCCCCGGCGGATAGAGACCAAATCGCACAGCAATTGGGACTAACCAATGCCCAGGTAATCACCTGGTTTCAAAACCGCAGAGCCAAGCTGAAAAGAGACCTGGAAGAAATGAAACAAGACGTGGAGTCAACCAAAAAACTCAGCCCATCCTCAGTGGAAGCCGTGCTTACAATATCAGAGCTGGAGGACTCAGAATCTATAGGCAGTGTTAAAAGTAGATCCAGGTCCCCGCATCGAGTATTAGACAGCCACCTCCAGTTGTCACCTTCATCCCCTCTTACAGATCACACAAGCAAAGAGTGCTCAGAAGATGAAGAAGACGTGGAGATAGACGTAGATGACTGA